A single genomic interval of Nocardioides nitrophenolicus harbors:
- a CDS encoding sugar ABC transporter substrate-binding protein — protein sequence MNRPLLLALATSATLAITACSSGTTGSGGSGPAAPEVKAATIDASGPLAGKTVTYIDGMPGNALMEGIAQGLATELNAQGAKLVDVYQTNAQNQLDLAVANQRIQEAIAQDVDAIVAFPLDVNSISPGVAAAEKAGIPLFIFQDLGGLDVTGKLAFPDEQRGRDTGEALAKIVGGEGEATVLSGIPTDNIENAVAGAVEGLEAGGLKIVGDPANQRNLKDDAPGAQQIAQGIFAQHPDLDALVVYNSASATGAIAAARQAGVLDHVKIATMAGEDANIEQLRTGDLALSYDFDGTNYGKKMAELVARSLEGEQLDNEVVEAPLGTIFTQDNVADFVPWPERIQYVELPHTY from the coding sequence ATGAACCGTCCACTCCTCCTCGCCCTCGCCACCTCGGCGACGCTGGCCATCACGGCGTGCAGCAGCGGCACCACCGGCAGCGGCGGCTCCGGCCCCGCCGCCCCCGAGGTCAAGGCCGCGACCATCGACGCCTCGGGTCCGCTCGCCGGCAAGACCGTCACCTACATCGACGGCATGCCCGGCAACGCCCTCATGGAGGGCATCGCCCAGGGCCTGGCCACCGAGCTCAACGCCCAGGGCGCGAAGCTGGTCGACGTCTACCAGACCAACGCGCAGAACCAGCTCGACCTCGCGGTCGCCAACCAGCGCATCCAGGAGGCGATCGCCCAGGACGTCGACGCGATCGTCGCCTTCCCGCTCGACGTGAACTCGATCAGCCCCGGTGTCGCCGCGGCCGAGAAGGCCGGCATCCCGCTGTTCATCTTCCAGGATCTCGGTGGCCTGGACGTGACCGGCAAGCTCGCCTTCCCCGACGAGCAGCGCGGCCGGGACACCGGGGAGGCGCTCGCGAAGATCGTCGGCGGCGAGGGCGAGGCGACGGTGCTGTCCGGCATCCCGACCGACAACATCGAGAACGCCGTGGCCGGCGCGGTCGAGGGGCTCGAGGCCGGCGGCCTGAAGATCGTCGGCGACCCGGCCAACCAGCGCAACCTCAAGGACGACGCCCCGGGGGCCCAGCAGATCGCGCAGGGCATCTTCGCCCAGCACCCCGACCTCGACGCGCTGGTCGTCTACAACTCCGCCTCCGCGACCGGAGCGATCGCCGCGGCCCGCCAGGCCGGCGTGCTGGACCACGTCAAGATCGCCACGATGGCCGGCGAGGACGCCAACATCGAGCAGCTGCGGACCGGTGACCTGGCACTGTCGTACGACTTCGACGGCACCAACTACGGCAAGAAGATGGCCGAGCTGGTGGCCCGCTCGCTCGAGGGCGAGCAGCTCGACAACGAGGTGGTCGAGGCACCGCTCGGCACGATCTTCACGCAGGACAACGTGGCCGACTTCGTGCCGTGGCCCGAGCGCATCCAGTACGTCGAGCTCCCGCACACCTACTGA
- a CDS encoding aspartate/glutamate racemase family protein: MHIRVILPAIGDTFLQAALDDATSWALPDTKIDAVPLLRGTASIESEYDEALAAPGILDRIAEAKADGVDGVFITCFGDPGVHAAREVIDVPVVGGYEPAIFTAMAHGERIAIITVLPNVLPMLRSLARRYGVEDRISAIRVIDLPVLGLDDHELMIERLSEQAVDLVESGEADVVVLGCTGMLGVVDRIREALAAAGHRVPVVDPTGAAISWLESSVRLGLFPSRTTYMVPPDKARNA; the protein is encoded by the coding sequence ATGCACATCCGCGTCATCCTGCCCGCGATCGGCGACACCTTCCTGCAGGCCGCCCTCGACGACGCCACGTCCTGGGCGCTGCCCGACACCAAGATCGACGCGGTCCCGCTGCTGCGCGGCACCGCCAGCATCGAGTCGGAGTACGACGAGGCGCTCGCCGCGCCCGGCATCCTGGACCGGATCGCCGAGGCGAAGGCCGACGGCGTCGACGGCGTCTTCATCACCTGCTTCGGCGACCCGGGCGTGCACGCGGCCCGCGAGGTGATCGACGTACCGGTGGTCGGCGGCTACGAGCCGGCCATCTTCACCGCGATGGCCCACGGCGAGCGGATCGCGATCATCACCGTGCTCCCCAACGTGCTCCCGATGCTGCGCTCCCTCGCCCGCCGCTACGGCGTCGAGGACCGGATCTCGGCGATCCGGGTCATCGACCTGCCGGTCCTCGGCCTCGACGACCACGAGCTGATGATCGAGCGCCTCTCCGAGCAGGCCGTCGACCTGGTGGAGTCCGGCGAGGCCGACGTCGTCGTGCTCGGCTGCACCGGGATGCTCGGCGTGGTCGACCGGATCCGCGAGGCGCTGGCCGCCGCCGGCCACCGGGTGCCTGTCGTCGACCCGACCGGCGCGGCGATCTCGTGGCTGGAGAGCAGCGTCCGCCTCGGGCTGTTCCCGAGCCGCACGACCTACATGGTGCCGCCCGACAAGGCCCGCAACGCGTGA
- a CDS encoding HpcH/HpaI aldolase family protein — MSQLPLQSPGTVPVPGLWLTVLGPAALAAVLADEAARPRWLGIDLQHGEIAAADLPDLLRCAELHDTPVLVRTADHSAAAIGRALDLGARGVVVPAVERAGQAASIVAATRFAPDGVRSDGYRRPRARSTGLPGFSDPLVLPMVETAAGLAAAGDILGVDGVSGVFVGPIDLARSAGWRPDGPELLAAVADLSALSRDHERRLAMFALSAEHAATLPPLDLVALGTDLGLLGTAVSHTFGEAR; from the coding sequence GTGAGTCAGCTCCCCCTGCAGAGCCCCGGCACGGTTCCCGTGCCGGGGCTCTGGCTCACCGTCCTCGGTCCCGCCGCGCTGGCCGCCGTACTCGCCGACGAGGCCGCCCGGCCCCGGTGGCTCGGGATCGACCTCCAGCACGGCGAGATCGCGGCCGCCGACCTCCCCGACCTGCTGCGCTGCGCCGAGCTGCACGACACCCCGGTGCTGGTCCGCACCGCCGACCACTCCGCCGCCGCGATCGGTCGCGCCCTCGACCTCGGCGCGCGCGGGGTGGTGGTGCCGGCCGTCGAGAGGGCGGGTCAGGCGGCGTCCATCGTCGCGGCGACCCGGTTCGCCCCCGACGGCGTCCGCAGCGACGGCTACCGACGTCCCCGGGCCCGCTCGACCGGGCTGCCCGGCTTCTCCGACCCGCTGGTGCTGCCGATGGTCGAGACCGCCGCCGGCCTCGCCGCGGCCGGGGACATCCTCGGCGTCGACGGCGTGAGCGGCGTCTTCGTCGGGCCGATCGACCTGGCCCGCTCGGCCGGCTGGCGCCCCGACGGACCCGAGCTGCTGGCCGCCGTCGCCGACCTGTCCGCGCTCAGCCGGGACCACGAGCGGCGGCTGGCGATGTTCGCCCTGTCCGCCGAGCACGCGGCCACGCTGCCGCCGCTCGACCTCGTCGCCCTCGGCACCGACCTCGGCCTGCTCGGCACGGCGGTGTCCCACACCTTCGGAGAGGCCCGATGA
- a CDS encoding sugar ABC transporter ATP-binding protein: MNAHRLETTPALSVVSVSRRFGPTLALDEVELSFAPGRVTAVVGANGSGKSTLLRILAGLLAPSAGRVLAFGSHEVRSVHSALDAGVVLVPQEPTLAGHLTVWQNVSLVSPARRTGFLLNDRKARRFAARHVAGLLPADVLDRPTGSLNKSTRQLVQLAAAMARDPQVLLLDEPTAVLDEDGVVALHALVRSFRERGGTVLIVSHRLKDVLELADDVVALRNGRVQLDCAVTPQTEREIVALLSAESRVDRDHRAPADAPAVLRATGLKGWRGLDVPELVVRAGEIVGVAGQSGSGRSRLAAALAGSHPAHGTVTVAGTSVRTGSIRSARAAGIAYVPEDRHAAAIMGNQSVEANLLLGQGDSTLRTGPFRSRRGERRVGRSLVASYDIRPPLPDKQAGLLSGGNQQKVAVARALAGRPRVVIADEPTQGVDAAARSAIHDALVASAEEGTAVLVVCSEFEELFALADRIVVLYDGRVVLDRHCSATTPDEVLAASLGATAPAAVPPTDPTDNLEEVLA, from the coding sequence GTGAACGCCCACCGTCTCGAGACGACACCCGCGCTGTCGGTCGTGTCCGTGTCCCGCCGGTTCGGTCCGACCCTCGCCCTAGACGAGGTCGAGCTGAGCTTCGCCCCGGGACGGGTCACCGCCGTGGTCGGCGCGAACGGGTCCGGCAAGAGCACGCTGCTGCGCATCCTCGCGGGGCTGCTGGCTCCCTCGGCCGGCCGGGTGCTCGCCTTCGGCTCGCACGAGGTCCGCTCGGTCCACTCCGCGCTCGACGCCGGGGTGGTCCTGGTTCCGCAGGAGCCGACCCTGGCCGGGCACCTCACCGTGTGGCAGAACGTCAGCCTGGTCAGTCCGGCGCGTCGCACCGGGTTCTTGCTTAACGACCGCAAGGCCCGGCGGTTCGCGGCCCGGCACGTCGCGGGACTGCTTCCCGCCGACGTGCTGGACCGGCCGACCGGCTCGCTGAACAAGTCCACGCGTCAGCTCGTGCAGCTCGCGGCGGCGATGGCCCGCGATCCCCAGGTGCTGCTGCTGGACGAGCCGACGGCGGTGCTCGACGAGGACGGCGTGGTCGCGCTGCACGCACTGGTGCGCTCCTTCCGGGAGCGCGGCGGCACCGTCCTGATCGTGTCGCACCGCCTCAAGGACGTGCTCGAGCTCGCCGACGACGTGGTCGCCCTGCGCAACGGCCGGGTCCAGCTCGACTGCGCGGTCACCCCGCAGACCGAGCGCGAGATCGTCGCGCTGCTGTCCGCCGAGTCGCGCGTGGACCGCGACCACCGCGCGCCGGCCGACGCCCCGGCGGTGCTCCGGGCCACCGGCCTGAAGGGCTGGCGGGGGCTGGACGTGCCCGAGCTGGTCGTCCGCGCCGGCGAGATCGTCGGCGTGGCCGGGCAGAGCGGCAGCGGCCGCTCGCGCCTGGCCGCCGCGCTCGCCGGGTCGCATCCGGCGCACGGCACGGTGACGGTCGCCGGGACGAGCGTGCGGACCGGGAGCATCCGGTCCGCACGCGCCGCGGGCATCGCCTACGTCCCCGAGGACCGGCACGCGGCCGCGATCATGGGCAACCAGAGCGTCGAGGCCAACCTGCTGCTCGGCCAGGGCGACAGCACGCTGCGCACCGGGCCGTTCCGGTCGCGGCGCGGCGAGCGCCGAGTGGGGCGGAGCCTGGTGGCGTCGTACGACATCCGGCCGCCGCTGCCCGACAAGCAGGCCGGGCTGCTCTCCGGCGGCAACCAGCAGAAGGTCGCGGTGGCCCGCGCCCTCGCCGGACGGCCCAGGGTCGTGATCGCCGACGAGCCCACCCAGGGCGTCGACGCGGCGGCCCGCAGCGCGATCCACGACGCCCTGGTCGCCAGCGCCGAGGAGGGCACCGCGGTGCTCGTGGTCTGCAGCGAGTTCGAGGAGCTGTTCGCGCTCGCCGACCGCATCGTCGTGCTCTACGACGGCCGGGTGGTGCTCGACCGGCACTGCTCGGCCACCACGCCCGACGAGGTGCTCGCGGCGTCGCTCGGCGCGACCGCGCCGGCCGCCGTGCCTCCGACCGATCCCACCGACAACCTGGAAGAGGTGCTCGCATGA
- a CDS encoding DUF917 domain-containing protein, translated as MAERRIEREDVDAFAAGAAILGAGGGGDVRVGAHLLRHLLAERSLRLVPAADLPPDGIVVHTGAVGSPDVISERLLSPVDLARAAAAVAEQVMGPIRAAAAFEIGGLNALVGAIGAIELGLPFVDGDLMGRAFPKLTQNTLALNGVAPVPLAVASPAGDVVVVPLMGPRAVEPILAGITAGMGGAASVAGYPIAAGDLDRMGVRGSVSACIELGRRFLAARSAALPVLIGDLGARLHGVGRVEEIVPRSSTAPGTLTVIDGGDGAVVRVDHQEEFLATTVDGVPGASTPDVVAVLDNRSRRPLQVEEVRVGQAVVVCSLPALHTWPASARHLVGPSAFGLVEMEER; from the coding sequence GTGGCTGAGCGGCGCATCGAGCGCGAGGACGTCGACGCCTTCGCCGCCGGGGCGGCCATCCTCGGCGCGGGCGGCGGGGGCGACGTGCGGGTCGGTGCCCACCTGCTGCGGCACCTGCTCGCCGAGCGCTCGCTGCGCCTGGTCCCGGCGGCCGACCTCCCGCCCGACGGGATCGTGGTCCACACCGGCGCGGTCGGCTCCCCCGACGTGATCTCCGAGCGGCTGCTCAGCCCGGTCGACCTGGCCCGCGCGGCCGCCGCGGTGGCCGAGCAGGTGATGGGCCCGATCCGGGCGGCCGCCGCGTTCGAGATCGGCGGCCTGAACGCGCTGGTCGGCGCGATCGGCGCCATCGAGCTCGGCCTGCCGTTCGTCGACGGCGACCTGATGGGGCGTGCCTTCCCGAAGCTCACCCAGAACACGCTCGCGCTCAACGGCGTCGCGCCGGTGCCGCTGGCCGTGGCGAGCCCGGCCGGCGACGTGGTCGTCGTGCCGCTGATGGGGCCGCGCGCCGTCGAGCCGATCCTCGCCGGCATCACCGCCGGCATGGGCGGCGCGGCGTCGGTGGCGGGCTATCCGATCGCCGCGGGCGACCTGGACCGGATGGGCGTGCGCGGCAGCGTGAGCGCCTGCATCGAGCTGGGCCGCCGGTTCCTGGCCGCCCGGTCGGCGGCGCTGCCGGTGCTGATCGGCGACCTCGGCGCCCGGCTGCACGGCGTCGGGCGGGTCGAGGAGATCGTGCCCCGCAGCAGCACCGCGCCCGGCACGCTCACCGTCATCGACGGCGGCGACGGCGCCGTGGTGCGGGTCGACCACCAGGAGGAGTTCCTCGCCACCACCGTCGACGGCGTCCCGGGCGCCAGCACGCCCGACGTGGTCGCCGTCCTCGACAACCGCAGCCGGCGACCGCTCCAGGTCGAGGAGGTCCGGGTCGGGCAGGCGGTCGTCGTCTGCTCCCTGCCCGCGCTGCACACCTGGCCCGCGAGCGCGCGCCACCTGGTCGGCCCGAGCGCCTTCGGCCTCGTGGAGATGGAGGAACGATGA
- a CDS encoding helix-turn-helix domain-containing protein encodes MSETLRVADLLGEPELRDARVVAGAAGLERLVLDVGWYDADDPEAVADSLLLCRPEAVTPAYRLDALVRRAHDSGVAGLLVVAQTELPLLATSRLADRLAVPLVWLPRGRPVQVLQELTVRVRAPELAEARVVNRVVRRIHGRHTAPEILGAVADELGVPVSMLTADGRSLVGPEVELPPDIHLDRAIPQRDDGCLVHPVHDPDSPRVTAWLACRLPRPSHGRMNQVASALAVAEPHVRSWLTTQRAQSRHDALVERQTLAEIVAHRDGVSRGVVESAVSLGWQLQHWHVGVHAVPSPGLDDSERERARARWAAELAAQGIAVVACQDDGDRWLAWSSAEAEPPTADARAVLQRVRRAAAAMPRDLGIAVGIGRPHRGPGGLVETLDEARNAALLALSHDYRPVVEHSDELGVARLLATWQESEVTRSFAETALAPLLDPASQGLLATLRAYLECGGSVVETAAATGVHRNTITTRLQQIRDRLGVDLNDPSQRLALQVACRSVRA; translated from the coding sequence ATGAGCGAGACGCTGCGCGTCGCCGACCTGCTGGGCGAGCCGGAGCTGCGCGACGCGCGGGTCGTGGCCGGCGCGGCCGGCCTGGAGCGACTGGTCCTCGACGTCGGCTGGTACGACGCCGACGACCCCGAGGCGGTGGCCGACAGCCTGCTGCTGTGCCGGCCCGAGGCGGTCACGCCGGCGTACCGGCTCGACGCGCTCGTCCGCCGGGCGCACGACTCCGGGGTCGCGGGCCTGCTCGTGGTCGCCCAGACCGAGCTGCCGCTGCTGGCCACGAGCCGGCTGGCCGACCGGCTCGCCGTACCCCTGGTGTGGCTGCCGCGCGGGCGGCCGGTCCAGGTGCTGCAGGAGCTGACCGTGCGGGTCCGGGCTCCCGAGCTGGCCGAGGCCCGGGTCGTCAACCGGGTCGTCCGGCGCATCCACGGGCGCCACACCGCGCCCGAGATCCTGGGCGCCGTCGCCGACGAGCTGGGCGTGCCGGTGTCGATGCTGACCGCCGACGGCCGCAGCCTGGTCGGTCCCGAGGTGGAGCTGCCGCCCGACATCCACCTGGACCGGGCCATCCCGCAGCGCGACGACGGCTGCCTGGTCCACCCGGTGCACGACCCCGACAGTCCCCGGGTCACCGCCTGGCTGGCCTGCCGGCTGCCGCGGCCCTCCCACGGCCGGATGAACCAGGTCGCGAGCGCGCTGGCCGTCGCCGAGCCCCACGTCCGCAGCTGGCTCACCACCCAGCGGGCGCAGAGCCGGCACGACGCGCTGGTCGAGCGGCAGACGCTCGCCGAGATCGTCGCGCACCGCGACGGGGTCAGCCGCGGGGTCGTCGAGAGCGCCGTCTCGCTCGGCTGGCAGCTGCAGCACTGGCATGTCGGCGTGCACGCCGTGCCCAGCCCCGGCCTCGACGACAGCGAGCGCGAGCGGGCCCGCGCCCGCTGGGCCGCGGAGCTCGCCGCGCAGGGCATCGCCGTGGTCGCCTGCCAGGACGACGGCGACCGCTGGCTGGCCTGGTCCTCGGCGGAGGCCGAGCCCCCGACGGCCGACGCGCGCGCCGTCCTGCAGCGGGTCCGCCGCGCCGCCGCCGCGATGCCCCGCGACCTCGGGATCGCGGTCGGCATCGGCCGCCCGCACCGCGGTCCCGGCGGCCTGGTCGAGACCCTCGACGAGGCCCGCAACGCCGCGCTGCTCGCGCTCAGCCACGACTACCGGCCGGTGGTCGAGCACTCCGACGAGCTCGGCGTCGCGCGGCTGCTGGCCACCTGGCAGGAGTCGGAGGTGACCCGCTCCTTCGCGGAGACCGCCCTCGCGCCGCTGCTGGATCCCGCCTCCCAGGGCCTGCTCGCGACCCTGCGCGCCTACCTGGAGTGCGGTGGCTCCGTCGTCGAGACCGCCGCCGCCACCGGGGTGCACCGCAACACGATCACCACCCGGCTCCAGCAGATCCGCGACCGGCTCGGTGTCGACCTCAACGACCCCAGCCAGCGGCTCGCCCTCCAGGTCGCCTGCCGGTCGGTGCGGGCCTGA
- a CDS encoding hydantoinase/oxoprolinase N-terminal domain-containing protein has translation MDRVLRLGIDVGGTNTDAVLLSGDTVVATAKEASTADVTSGIARAVGAVVAARPGLAREVAAVMIGTTHFLNALVDGSHLAPTAVIRLGLPAAAAVPPLSGWPDRLRASVGGHVFMCHGGHEYDGRLISPFDAAEFRAAVDAAHHAGARSYAISSVFSPVAPDLELAAAQLLAEELPDAPVSLSHEIGTLGLLERENATALNAALRELAEVVTDGLVGAVRAAGVAAPIFLSSNDGALMGVEYARRFPVTTLASGPANSMRGAAVLAGRTSCTVIDVGGTTVDVGVLEQGYPREAPDDVSVALVPTNVRMPDVISLSFGGGSVVGGSADRPTLGPRSVGLRLRQDALVFGGDVLTATDIAVAAGRSDLGERGLTRGVPRSLVDAVLAQVRRSLGDAVDRMRLSVDPVTAVVVGGGGAIVADDLPDVAEVIRPEHHEVANAVGAAVARVSGEVDRVVTATGAGARDAVDAAAQEAVDRAIAAGARPSTVQVVDTVRLPLNYLPGEAYRVRVKAVGELALQDPLPEVRRG, from the coding sequence GTGGACCGCGTGCTGCGCCTCGGCATCGACGTCGGTGGGACCAACACCGACGCGGTGCTGCTCTCCGGCGACACCGTGGTCGCGACCGCGAAGGAGGCGTCCACGGCCGACGTCACCAGCGGCATCGCCCGGGCCGTCGGTGCCGTCGTCGCCGCCCGGCCCGGCCTGGCCCGCGAGGTCGCCGCCGTGATGATCGGCACCACCCACTTCCTCAACGCGCTCGTCGACGGCTCCCACCTCGCGCCCACCGCCGTGATCCGGCTGGGGCTGCCCGCGGCGGCGGCCGTGCCCCCGCTGTCCGGCTGGCCGGACCGGCTGCGCGCCTCGGTCGGCGGCCATGTATTCATGTGCCACGGCGGTCACGAGTACGACGGCCGGCTGATCTCCCCCTTCGACGCCGCCGAGTTCCGGGCGGCCGTGGACGCGGCCCATCACGCCGGCGCCCGCTCGTACGCGATCTCGTCGGTGTTCTCGCCCGTGGCACCGGACCTGGAGCTCGCGGCCGCCCAGCTGCTCGCCGAGGAGCTGCCCGACGCGCCGGTCAGCCTGTCCCACGAGATCGGCACCCTCGGCCTGCTCGAGCGGGAGAACGCGACCGCGCTCAACGCGGCACTGCGGGAGCTGGCCGAGGTCGTGACCGACGGCCTGGTCGGCGCGGTCCGCGCGGCGGGCGTCGCGGCGCCGATCTTCCTCAGCAGCAACGACGGCGCGCTGATGGGCGTGGAGTACGCCCGCCGCTTCCCGGTGACCACCCTCGCCTCGGGTCCGGCGAACTCGATGCGGGGCGCCGCCGTCCTCGCCGGCCGGACCTCCTGCACCGTCATCGACGTCGGCGGCACCACCGTCGACGTCGGCGTGCTGGAGCAGGGCTACCCGCGCGAGGCGCCCGACGACGTCAGCGTCGCGCTGGTGCCGACCAATGTCCGGATGCCCGACGTCATCTCGCTGAGCTTCGGGGGCGGCAGCGTCGTGGGCGGCAGCGCCGACCGGCCCACCCTCGGCCCGCGCAGCGTCGGGCTCCGGCTGCGCCAGGACGCGCTGGTCTTCGGCGGCGACGTGCTGACCGCGACGGACATCGCGGTCGCCGCCGGCCGCAGCGACCTCGGCGAGCGCGGTCTCACCCGCGGCGTGCCGCGCTCCCTCGTCGACGCCGTCCTGGCCCAGGTACGCCGCTCCCTCGGCGACGCCGTCGACCGGATGCGGCTCTCGGTGGATCCGGTGACCGCGGTCGTCGTGGGCGGCGGGGGCGCGATCGTCGCCGACGACCTGCCCGACGTCGCCGAGGTGATCCGCCCCGAGCACCACGAGGTCGCCAACGCCGTGGGCGCCGCCGTCGCCCGGGTGAGCGGCGAGGTCGACCGGGTGGTGACCGCGACCGGAGCCGGCGCGCGGGACGCGGTCGACGCCGCCGCCCAGGAGGCGGTGGACCGGGCCATCGCCGCCGGCGCCCGGCCGAGCACGGTCCAGGTCGTCGACACGGTCCGGCTGCCGCTCAACTACCTGCCGGGCGAGGCCTACCGGGTGCGGGTGAAGGCGGTCGGCGAGCTGGCCCTCCAGGACCCGCTGCCGGAGGTGCGCCGTGGCTGA
- a CDS encoding threonine aldolase family protein produces MTLDFTSDHAAPAHPAVLAAVAEANRGRTPSYGADPWTREAERRLRQVFGPTASYVPVFNGTGANVLALSAMTRRWESVLCAEDAHVHTDETAAPERAGLKLVLAPSPAGRIRPGGLAPHLAPGNRHRAQVSVLSLTQSTELGTCYDVADLRALCAEAHDLGLAVHLDGARLANAAATLGVSWAELTTAVGVDVVSLGSSKNGGLLGDGLVVLDPGTVPGIEFLQKAVGQLPAKTRFVSAQLLALLEDDLWHRNAEHANRQASRLAAGLGALPDVGLPVPTEANAVFVDLAAPVADRLTQDVALTTWRASGERRLLRLMTAWDTDPADVDRVVALVAAALGAGRPKRADQVCSSPTAPAVPRP; encoded by the coding sequence ATGACCCTTGACTTCACCAGCGACCACGCCGCCCCCGCCCATCCCGCGGTGCTCGCGGCGGTGGCCGAGGCCAACCGGGGCCGGACGCCGTCGTACGGCGCCGACCCGTGGACCCGGGAGGCCGAGCGCCGGCTGCGGCAGGTGTTCGGCCCGACGGCGTCGTACGTCCCGGTCTTCAACGGCACCGGGGCCAACGTGCTCGCCCTGTCCGCGATGACCCGGCGCTGGGAGTCGGTGCTGTGCGCCGAGGACGCGCACGTCCACACCGACGAGACGGCCGCGCCGGAGCGGGCCGGGCTCAAGCTGGTGCTGGCGCCCTCACCCGCGGGGCGGATCCGGCCCGGCGGGCTCGCTCCGCATCTCGCCCCGGGCAACCGGCACCGGGCCCAGGTGTCGGTGCTCTCGCTCACCCAGAGCACCGAGCTCGGCACCTGCTACGACGTCGCCGACCTGCGCGCGCTGTGCGCCGAGGCGCACGACCTCGGGCTCGCGGTGCACCTCGACGGCGCCCGGCTGGCCAATGCCGCCGCCACGCTGGGCGTCTCGTGGGCCGAGCTGACCACCGCCGTCGGCGTCGACGTGGTGTCGCTGGGATCGAGCAAGAACGGCGGCCTGCTCGGCGACGGCCTGGTCGTGCTCGATCCCGGCACCGTGCCCGGCATCGAGTTCCTGCAGAAGGCGGTGGGACAGCTGCCCGCCAAGACCAGGTTCGTGTCCGCGCAGCTGCTCGCGCTGCTCGAGGACGACCTGTGGCACCGCAACGCCGAGCACGCCAACCGGCAGGCGTCGCGCCTGGCCGCCGGGCTCGGCGCGCTCCCTGACGTCGGCCTCCCGGTGCCGACGGAGGCGAACGCGGTCTTCGTCGACCTCGCCGCCCCCGTCGCCGACCGGCTCACCCAGGACGTCGCGCTCACCACCTGGCGGGCGTCCGGAGAGCGGCGGCTGCTGCGGCTGATGACGGCCTGGGACACCGACCCCGCGGACGTCGACCGGGTCGTCGCGCTCGTCGCAGCGGCCCTGGGGGCGGGCCGCCCGAAGCGCGCCGACCAGGTGTGCAGCTCGCCCACTGCCCCGGCCGTGCCGCGTCCCTAG
- a CDS encoding branched-chain amino acid aminotransferase, which yields MTDTSLAADPSTTFGASLADHMVTLRWTADGGWSPARVGPLADLRLSPAAMVLHYGQAIFEGMKAYRGDDDAIRLFRPEVNAARLQASARRMAMPELPVADFVTALELFTAACADVVPAGSGRSLYLRPFMIATEAALGTRPAREYAFHVIGSPAGSYFASGYDGIRVWVEEHQPRAFPGGTGAAKCAGNYAGGMLMQQAAADRGCQQVLYLDAREGRHLEELGGMNVVVVLEEPSGTTLVTPPTSDTILAGVTRDSILTLARDLGARVEERQVAFSEVQAGARSGRVAEVFACGTAAVVTPVAELCWSDGSVQVGDGRPGRWTTALRDDLLGIQEGRSPDRYGWTRVVR from the coding sequence ATGACCGACACCTCCCTCGCGGCCGACCCGAGCACCACCTTCGGCGCCTCGCTGGCCGACCACATGGTCACCCTGCGGTGGACCGCCGACGGCGGCTGGTCCCCCGCCCGCGTCGGGCCGCTGGCCGACCTACGGCTGTCCCCGGCCGCGATGGTGCTCCACTACGGCCAGGCCATCTTCGAGGGGATGAAGGCCTACCGCGGGGACGACGACGCGATCCGGCTGTTCCGCCCGGAGGTGAACGCCGCCCGGCTGCAGGCCTCCGCCCGGCGGATGGCGATGCCCGAGCTCCCGGTCGCCGACTTCGTGACGGCCCTCGAGCTGTTCACCGCGGCCTGTGCGGACGTCGTACCGGCGGGCTCGGGGCGCAGCCTCTACCTGCGGCCGTTCATGATCGCCACCGAGGCGGCGCTCGGCACCCGGCCCGCGCGGGAGTACGCCTTCCACGTGATCGGCTCCCCGGCCGGCTCCTACTTCGCCTCCGGGTACGACGGCATCCGGGTCTGGGTCGAGGAGCACCAGCCGCGGGCCTTCCCCGGCGGCACCGGCGCCGCGAAGTGCGCCGGCAACTACGCCGGCGGGATGCTGATGCAGCAGGCGGCCGCCGACCGCGGCTGCCAGCAGGTGCTCTACCTCGACGCCCGCGAGGGCCGGCACCTCGAGGAGCTCGGCGGGATGAACGTCGTGGTGGTCCTCGAGGAGCCCTCCGGCACCACCCTGGTCACGCCGCCGACCAGCGACACCATCCTGGCCGGCGTCACCCGCGACTCGATCCTCACCCTGGCCCGCGACCTCGGTGCCCGCGTCGAGGAGCGCCAGGTCGCCTTCAGCGAGGTCCAGGCCGGTGCCCGCTCCGGCCGGGTCGCCGAGGTGTTCGCGTGCGGCACCGCCGCGGTGGTCACTCCGGTGGCCGAGCTGTGCTGGTCCGACGGCTCGGTCCAGGTCGGCGACGGCCGCCCGGGCCGGTGGACCACGGCGCTGCGCGATGACCTGCTCGGCATCCAGGAGGGCCGCAGCCCCGACCGCTACGGCTGGACGCGGGTGGTCCGATGA